CCACAAAGTATTTATCCGGTATAATAGACAGAGACTGAATGTGAGATTGTTTATGTGCGCTTGTTGGAGGATGGGAAGCCAGTCATCCTCCTAGTCAGACAACAGACCCTTGAGCACTCCCATGCCCTTGGTAAGTTGTTTCTCTTTATAGGATTTATTCTTGTGTAAAGTTGAATAGGGCTGCAATAATTATAAAACTTCATCTCCGGGGTATAATGTAAATTATTCCCTTGCCATTGCGTTGCTAACAATCACACTGCTAGCTAGGTTAGCATCAAGGCTGACAACTTCATATTTGTGTGGGCAAACTATGGTTTTGCCATGTAAAACTCTGCATGATGTAGGTCTATACACCAACTTAAACACAAATTCTATGCTTTCATTCATAGCATCTTTATCTTCCATTTATCCAACTTAATCAACAGATTAGTCGACTACtgaaataatcattagttgcagccctaaagtTGAATCATTACTCATAATGGAAATAGAATTGTTTTTCAGAAAGACTTTTGTATAACTTAATtgttttttgtgtcatttgagGTGTTTTGGATGCCACCAAGGCAGCATTTTATGCTGTCTGCCCAGAGGAGGACGGAGGGTCATGGATGAAGAAGTGCATTTACTTTGGGGCAGATGGTGCCTCCATGAACATGAGTCATGGTGGAGAAGTGATTGCCCATCTGCAGAGAGAGGCAGGGAGGTATATAATCCCAATCCACTGTATGCCACATAGGTTTGTAAATAGTGAAAAATGATTCTCTgtgatttatttgtatttgctaGCAGAGAATGTTAAACAATActatgtgtgcgcgtgtgtgcatgcacgaGCTAAGTGCCGGAATGGACAAGACAAGGACCTTGCTACTACTGACCAAGGCCAGTACTCAGTTCCAGCACACGGAGCACCTGGCCGTGGCATCAACAACAGCGGAAGTTCAAGGGCGGGCAAAGGTGGTCAGTTTTACTCAGTAAATTGAATaccattaatttaaaaaaaaaaaaaaaaaaaaaaaaaaaggttcaaaaCCCAAATTAACTTTCAGAATCAAATAATTGACAGATGGCTAAGGGAAAAAACTGACACTTTTactgcatatttatttactcactaCTTAACAGATAAAGCAGGAAATGGAGAATGCACTCTTTTGTGTATTGTGCCATTTTCTCTCAGACATGTTTGAGGAGCTATACTCACTTAGCCTCACCCTGCAAAGTATGACCTGATCCTCCCCCAAGCCACATCAGAGTTTAGGAAGACAGTGAACAGACTGGAAGCACTAAAGTTTAGGGCAAAAGCAGGGGCATGCTGGAGAAGATCCAGACCATGCTTGCACACCAGCAGGGTGATGAGAGGACATTTCAGGTGTGTTAGGATGAGAGTTTGTTAGGCTATAAGAGAAAccatacaataaaatacaatacaattagAGGATATGGAGGGATATGCAGTGAAGATTGGAgaagtcttttaaaaaaatttaggCTAACAAATGGCCAGACATTTcatggtgtgttggtgtgtgtgtttctgttaaaGGAAATAACACTGAAGGGGAATCTGAAAGGCTTCACAGACCTCACAAATCCCCAGTTGAAGCAGCACATGGATGCAGCCATCAACATCGGCGTGGAAGATCTCAAAGCCAGGTTTAGTGGTTTGCTGAAGGATGAGGGTGCCCAGACCCCAGTGAAGTCTTTCAGAGTGCTAAACCTTGACACATGGCGAAAGGGCCAGGCCAGCCTTCTCACCTTTGGAAATGATGATGTGGCAGACCTGTTGAGGCATTTCAAGGAGCCTCTAGAGAGGTAAATATTTGACACTGCATTTCCATATGAGACAATGGTATGTTTGCATATTTGCAAACTCACTTTCTCTGTTCAATCCTGCAGATCAGGGTGCAACATGGCTGCAATCCAGGATGAGTGGCAGGGGCTGAAAATCCTGGTCAGCCACAATTTCAAGGACAAGTCCCACAGTGGCCTGTGGGAGACCATGTTGACAAAGGACGCCTACAGGCAAGATTACAAGGTAGGCCAACAGTACTGAGTGGCTGTGTATGGTATCCTTCTATGGTTGGTTTTGATAAGTTAATGGTAAGagtttaaatgaaattgaaAAGTATCATATTTTCCCTGGAACATAGTGGAGTTGGTGCAGATTATGCTGGTGAAGCCCATTTCAGCCGCTCAGTGTGAGCGAGGCTTCTGTACACAGAACCGCATTAAGAATTCAACAAGAAGCTGCCTTGGGGTCTCCACCACCGAAGACCTGATGAGGATCAGTCTGGAGGGGCCTTCTGTTGAGGAGTTCAATCCCACTCCTGCCATGGACTGCTGCCTGACCCCTATGCGTTCCAGACAGCCAACATACAAAAGCAGCTGGACAACTGATATCCTTTGCATCTAGGCCAATGTGTTATTTTGCACACGCAGTATaagtatgaaataaataatttgtttaataaactattttcaaaaaaaacttttttcaaCGTGCTcctgaatttttttgtgtgctccaaatttttttcatttaggaGCACACATACTCCTTGGGAAAAAAGTTGGTGTAGAGCCCTGTTGTGCATCATCATAttggaagtagccattataaGATGGGAAAATTGTAGCTATAATGTGGTGCTTGCACTCAGCAACACTGTGTTGACAAAGGCTGTGACATACAAATTATACTGGATTGGCATTAAAGTGCCCAAGAAAGCATTCttcacatcattacaccaccAGAAGATTTAACTGTTGGCACAAAGCAGGTTGGGTCAATGGATTCTTTCTGGTGATACCAAAGTTTGACACTACCATGTGCATGTTATATCTTCCCACAGGGGTGGCTCGACCTGTCTAAAAGTAATGGGGCCAATTGTTTCCAAGCCCATGTACGGGGTGTCTGGGGGTATCCACCCTcatgtgaaatgtattttatatataatttcaacATTCAAATACATCTGAATTTCTGGCCCTGCTCTGCACTGAGCCTACAGTTAAACATGGCTTTGTGTCAGGGCTACTAATTCTTAATATGTTACTAGCAACAACTCTGCAGAGGAAAATTACAGCAATAGTGGGAGGAAGACATCTTAATCATCTATCTGACTGACCATGAGTGCATGTCATCTGTCTGATTCTGTGCTGCCTCCTTTTGCTGTGTTTGATGTTTGGCTGACACATCCCTGATGAGCAATTAATCCCCTTTCAGACAGCTTTCATTTATTTGAGAATACAGCTTTATAATATGGATCATGAAGTCATTAATGTATTGTGGGGGAAGAAAACttattttacagtttatatGCTGAAAAGTTAATCAACTTCAATATTGTTGCttgaactttttatttttatttttttttacctctttgGATCCACCAGGAACACCTGTTTCATCTTACTGGTGATCATACTTCTCACTGGTCGGGCCACCCCCTGGTCACACTGTCTTTCAAATGCCTGTGTTAGTCAAATCAGTACAATTAGCTAGTTAACCAACCTAACTATTACACATCCATTtgactggcataaagttggcttgacgttggacggTCAATCTTCTCAGATATGcacaaattaagggaccgtctctaaagttacatacgacattggtatacacttttctaacttcaatagcatttgaacggaatgatgtacagtcacaaaaccaactgtaaagtgttcgactAAGTGTtgggtatgatgcacaccttttagatttttggatccccctttatgcatttgtgtaggttttttggttcatgcattgtagagataaataacaaaaatataaaaggtgtgcgttatagccAACATGTGCATGAATACtatacagttggttgtgtgactgaaCGTCATTTCCTTCAAATACTATTGAGCTttatattatggtatattttgtgtatgagcccattcggcagtgaaattcatatcaaatttacatatgatttaatagtttattttgttaaatataaaaaggtGTGTGTCATACCTAACACCTatatgaacactttacagttggttttatgactatacatcattcccttcaaatgctattgaagttagaaacgtgtataccaatgtcgtatgtttactttagagacggtccctatTACTGTTCCGAGCATAActagtctttctctctctgctagctagctagctgataACAACATAGCTGGCTAGCACACAGTTTAGCAGCTAACTTTACATTCCATTCGAGGAATTAATGCAATCTTTTTCAAGTAAATTAAATAACGCTAGTTTGTTCCAATATTAGTTACATCGTTTAGGTCTCTGTCCCTAACAATGTACACTTACTTTCGGGTGTCGGCTAGTCGTCGGCACAAACCTGTTCGTTCTGAACAAGCTAGCTAGTGGGAGTCATGCCAACCCGGGGCAGAACCGCAATGACGTATACAGATCCGTGTACGGAGAGGAGACTCCATTTGATTCATTATAAATTAGCTGTATATTAAGCAGCATTGTTAATACTTCCGATAAAACAAGACCCAGTACACAAAAAATCTAT
The sequence above is drawn from the Ictalurus punctatus breed USDA103 chromosome 25, Coco_2.0, whole genome shotgun sequence genome and encodes:
- the LOC108257803 gene encoding uncharacterized protein LOC108257803 isoform X1; protein product: MDEEVHLLWGRWCLHEHESWWRSDCPSAERGREQRMLNNTMCARVCMHELSAGMDKTRTLLLLTKASTQFQHTEHLAVASTTAEVQGRAKVEITLKGNLKGFTDLTNPQLKQHMDAAINIGVEDLKARFSGLLKDEGAQTPVKSFRVLNLDTWRKGQASLLTFGNDDVADLLRHFKEPLERSGCNMAAIQDEWQGLKILVSHNFKDKSHSGLWETMLTKDAYRQDYKWSWCRLCW
- the LOC108257803 gene encoding uncharacterized protein LOC108257803 isoform X2 yields the protein MDEEVHLLWGRWCLHEHESWWRSDCPSAERGREQRMLNNTMCARVCMHELSAGMDKTRTLLLLTKASTQFQHTEHLAVASTTAEVQGRAKEITLKGNLKGFTDLTNPQLKQHMDAAINIGVEDLKARFSGLLKDEGAQTPVKSFRVLNLDTWRKGQASLLTFGNDDVADLLRHFKEPLERSGCNMAAIQDEWQGLKILVSHNFKDKSHSGLWETMLTKDAYRQDYKWSWCRLCW
- the LOC108257803 gene encoding uncharacterized protein LOC108257803 isoform X3 — translated: MDEEVHLLWGRWCLHEHESWWRSDCPSAERGRERMLNNTMCARVCMHELSAGMDKTRTLLLLTKASTQFQHTEHLAVASTTAEVQGRAKVEITLKGNLKGFTDLTNPQLKQHMDAAINIGVEDLKARFSGLLKDEGAQTPVKSFRVLNLDTWRKGQASLLTFGNDDVADLLRHFKEPLERSGCNMAAIQDEWQGLKILVSHNFKDKSHSGLWETMLTKDAYRQDYKWSWCRLCW
- the LOC108257803 gene encoding uncharacterized protein LOC108257803 isoform X4, whose product is MDEEVHLLWGRWCLHEHESWWRSDCPSAERGREEITLKGNLKGFTDLTNPQLKQHMDAAINIGVEDLKARFSGLLKDEGAQTPVKSFRVLNLDTWRKGQASLLTFGNDDVADLLRHFKEPLERSGCNMAAIQDEWQGLKILVSHNFKDKSHSGLWETMLTKDAYRQDYKWSWCRLCW